In Solanum pennellii chromosome 3, SPENNV200, a single window of DNA contains:
- the LOC107013187 gene encoding calcium uniporter protein 1, mitochondrial-like, translating to MAFKKTLQQRIFSAYKFRAPSLTLTCRITSSTISEAKSTYKNTDSRRFLYQSLVSSPEIQGSLAIGENLRQKLHGMDIISRDKMRFINEVLLLPRPPLQSKSLDVGSMTGVQLEMLKTRLRKMEKSWILFAEFIKICKETCNLDDEKGLKLAKKMDESGDVIVMGNFVFLRPHQVVEAMQEVMRMHKPNHEKERMKELERMEEEKTSIDKKVVSLVRKEMWFGLGCFIIQTIAFMRFTFWDLTWDVMEPICFYLTSTYFITTYIFFLKTSKKPSFQGFFQARFSTKQNQLMKVRNFDLQRYNELQRAHYPPKK from the exons ATGGCATTCAAGAAAACACTACAACAACGCATTTTTAGTGCATATAAATTTCGTGCTCCATCTCTAACATTAACATGTCGTATTACTTCTTCAACCATATCGGAAGCAAAATCCACCTATAAAAATACAGATTCACGTCGCTTTCTTTACCAATCATTGGTATCCTCACCAGAGATCCAAGGGTCACTAGCCATTGGAGAAAACCTCCGCCAGAAATTACATGGGATGGACATTATTTCGAGAGATAAGATGAGGTTTATTAATGAGGTACTATTGCTTCCGCGGCCCCCACTCCAATCCAAGTCATTGGATGTGGGGTCCATGACAGGTGTGCAACTGGAAATGTTGAAAACGAGGCTAAGGAAAATGGAGAAGAGTTGGATTCTGTTTGctgaatttattaaaatttgtaagGAAACATGTAATTTGGATGATGAAAAAGGCCTTAAGCTTGCTAAGAAGATGGATGAATCGGGAGATGTAATTGTTATGGGaaactttgtttttctaagaccTCATCAG GTGGTTGAAGCCATGCAAGAAGTAATGCGAATGCACAAACCAAATCAcgagaaagaaagaatgaagGAGCTTGAAAGAATGGAGGAGGAAAAAACATCAATTGACAAGAAAGTAGTATCATTAGTACGTAAAGAAATGTGGTTTGGACTTGGGTGCTTTATAATTCAGACAATAGCTTTTATGAGGTTCACTTTTTGGGACCTAACATGGGATGTTATGGAACCAATTTGTTTCTATCTCACATCAACATATTTCATCACCacatatattttcttccttAAGACCTCTAAAAAGCCTTCTTTTCAAGGGTTCTTTCAGGCACGTTTCAGTACGAAGCAAAATCAACTTATGAAAGTTCGTAATTTTGATCTTCAGAGGTATAATGAGCTCCAGAGAGCTCACTATCCGCCAAAAAAATAG
- the LOC107014116 gene encoding calcium uniporter protein 1, mitochondrial-like, translated as MAFKKTLPQRIFSAYKFSAPSLTTCRIASSTLVEVKSTIYDKITTSDPRRRFLHQSLASSSEIQRSLIPAGEKLRKKLHEMDVITRDRTRLINGTVLLPPWAPPRPESVEDARKILRLSRLETLKSRIRKIKKSSILFAEFIEICKETCNLDDDQGIEFAKRLDDSGDVIVLGNIVFLRPNQVIQAMQELMPMHQLNHEKERMKELEEMEVVKTSIDNKAESLVRKEMWFGLGCFIVQTTAFMRFTFWDLTWDVMEPICFYVTSAYFMATYFFFLKTSKEPSFQGFFQARFSTKQKRLMKLHNFNLQRYNELRRAQSSIVN; from the exons atggcgTTCAAGAAAACATTACCCCAACGTATTTTTAGTGCATACAAATTTAGTGCTCCATCTCTAACAACATGCCGTATTGCTTCATCAACTTTGGTGGAGGTGAAATCTacgatttatgataaaattacgACTTCGGATCCCCGACGACGATTCCTTCACCAATCATTGGCATCCTCGTCGGAGATCCAAAGGTCACTAATTCCAGCGGGAGAAAAACTCCGCAAGAAGTTACATGAGATGGACGTTATTACAAGAGATAGGACAAGATTAATTAATGGAACAGTACTCTTGCCTCCATGGGCCCCACCACGACCCGAGTCCGTAGAGGATGCGAGAAAGATTTTAAGATTGTCACGACTTGAGACGTTGAAATCGAggataaggaaaataaaaaaaagttcgATTTTATTCGCTGAATTTATTGAAATTTGTAAAGAAACATGTAATTTGGACGATGATCAAGGCATTGAATTTGCTAAGAGGCTTGACGATTCTGGTGATGTTATTGTTTTGGGAAACATTGTTTTTCTCCGCCCTAATCAG GTGATTCAAGCCATGCAGGAATTAATGCCAATGCACCAATTAAATCATGAGAAAGAACGAATGAAGGAGCTTGAAGAAATGGAGGTGGTAAAAACATCAATTGACAATAAAGCAGAATCATTAGTACGTAAAGAAATGTGGTTTGGACTTGGGTGCTTTATAGTTCAGACAACAGCTTTCATGAGGTTCACTTTTTGGGACCTAACATGGGATGTTATGGAACCAATTTGTTTCTACGTCACATCAGCATATTTCATGGctacttattttttctttcttaagaCATCTAAAGAACCTTCTTTCCAAGGGTTCTTCCAAGCACGTTTTAGTACAAAGCAAAAACGACTTATGAAACTTCATAATTTCAATCTTCAGAGGTATAATGAGCTCCGGAGAGCTCAATCATCGATTGTCAATTAG